The Cystobacter fuscus DSM 2262 genome contains a region encoding:
- a CDS encoding DUF7151 family protein — MKRYQVVGLCAVLWMACERREPEQPPTVLVRIDPAPAVSCPGGGTAILRGADRDGDGQLSDPEVESTEYVCQTAPSVPVVLVRRLPLEPGTPCAAGGTRVEAGTDTNGDGQLDASEVRSTEYVCQNEPTPSPSVLVTQTPEAPGNHCAAGGILVRAGVDTNRDGTLDDAEVERSFYGCQAEPSPVVIRAKAEPAGTNCTLGGVAVQAGTDTDKDGSLGDGEVETTSYVCGEAPEAVLVETHRILSGGTTCPDGGTQILAGTDSDRDGVLDFSEITLRRNECKAKEPGWIYFGDYDIRTAADVVALQGAGRITGALFVRGSEVEQIDLPSLKRVDSSVRIYGNPKLVSFSAAIEELGIYLQVHDNPLLTSFSISGGGEFHGDVAITHNPRLNSLRLGFNPVRIAGSLWVEDNAALQSLSGLSKVRHIGRNLSVARNASLESNGWSLYADYGPTFIGGRLTVAQNPKLSRFISFLETVGEDIQVTENPELFEFGASVQVLPGSLLLQHNPKLYLLPGLEQLRIVGGDLTLERLDALDVLHLDALTHVGGSFSFIGNELVWHFFYVDSLMSIGGNLNLIDNPKLAFLFDNLLAVGGGVRLERNDALVQLGGLGWLARLSSLQILDNAKLHSLSHLRRLSSVDSLLVSGNPLLTRLELPELTSVSWLSITDNPALPTCLATALRAQLSATPGSVTISGNDETSVCP, encoded by the coding sequence GTGAAACGGTACCAGGTGGTCGGATTGTGCGCGGTGCTCTGGATGGCGTGCGAGAGGCGCGAGCCCGAGCAGCCCCCCACGGTCCTCGTCCGCATCGACCCGGCGCCCGCCGTGTCTTGCCCTGGCGGAGGGACGGCGATCCTCCGGGGCGCCGACCGGGATGGTGATGGTCAGTTGTCGGACCCGGAGGTGGAGTCGACCGAGTACGTCTGTCAGACCGCCCCTTCCGTCCCCGTGGTGCTGGTGCGGCGGTTGCCCCTGGAACCGGGCACGCCCTGCGCGGCCGGCGGTACCCGGGTGGAGGCCGGAACCGACACGAACGGTGATGGCCAGCTGGACGCGAGCGAAGTGCGGTCCACCGAGTACGTCTGCCAGAACGAGCCCACGCCCTCGCCGTCGGTCCTGGTGACGCAGACGCCAGAGGCCCCGGGGAACCACTGCGCGGCGGGAGGCATCCTCGTGCGGGCTGGAGTGGACACCAACCGCGATGGCACGCTGGACGACGCCGAGGTGGAGCGCTCCTTCTATGGCTGCCAGGCCGAGCCCTCCCCGGTGGTGATCCGCGCGAAGGCCGAACCCGCGGGCACGAATTGCACCCTGGGCGGAGTGGCCGTGCAGGCGGGAACGGACACGGACAAGGACGGCTCGCTGGGTGATGGCGAGGTGGAGACGACCTCGTATGTGTGTGGCGAAGCACCGGAGGCCGTGCTGGTCGAAACGCACCGCATCCTGAGCGGTGGCACGACCTGCCCGGACGGAGGCACGCAGATCCTCGCCGGCACGGACAGCGACCGGGACGGGGTGCTCGACTTCTCCGAGATCACCCTGCGCAGGAACGAGTGCAAGGCGAAGGAACCCGGCTGGATATACTTTGGTGACTACGACATCCGTACCGCGGCGGACGTGGTGGCGCTCCAGGGAGCGGGTCGGATCACGGGTGCTCTCTTCGTCAGGGGCTCCGAAGTGGAGCAGATCGACCTGCCGTCCCTGAAGCGCGTTGACAGCTCGGTTCGCATCTACGGCAACCCGAAGCTGGTGAGTTTCTCGGCCGCCATCGAGGAACTCGGCATCTACCTCCAGGTGCATGACAACCCGTTGCTCACCTCGTTCTCCATCTCCGGCGGTGGAGAGTTCCACGGAGACGTCGCCATCACCCACAACCCGCGCCTGAACAGCCTGAGACTGGGGTTCAACCCCGTGCGGATCGCCGGCTCGCTTTGGGTGGAGGACAACGCGGCACTGCAGAGTCTCTCCGGGCTGAGCAAGGTCCGCCACATCGGAAGGAACCTATCCGTGGCGCGCAATGCCTCACTCGAGTCCAACGGGTGGTCCCTGTATGCCGACTACGGCCCGACCTTCATCGGAGGCCGGCTGACCGTGGCGCAGAATCCGAAGCTCTCGCGGTTCATCTCCTTCCTGGAAACCGTGGGGGAAGACATCCAGGTGACGGAGAACCCGGAGCTCTTCGAGTTCGGGGCCTCGGTGCAGGTCCTGCCGGGCAGCCTCCTCCTCCAGCACAACCCGAAGCTGTACCTGCTGCCTGGACTGGAGCAACTGCGAATCGTGGGTGGAGACCTGACCCTGGAGCGACTGGATGCCCTGGATGTGCTCCACCTGGACGCCCTCACCCACGTGGGCGGGAGCTTCTCCTTCATCGGCAATGAGCTGGTGTGGCACTTCTTCTATGTGGACAGCCTGATGTCCATTGGCGGCAATCTGAACCTGATCGACAACCCCAAGCTCGCCTTCCTCTTCGACAATCTCCTGGCCGTGGGCGGCGGTGTCCGGCTCGAGAGGAACGACGCGCTGGTTCAGCTCGGAGGCCTGGGATGGCTGGCGCGGCTCTCCTCGCTCCAGATCTTGGACAATGCCAAGCTGCACTCCTTGTCGCATCTGCGCAGACTGTCCTCGGTGGACTCCCTGTTGGTCTCCGGCAATCCCCTGCTCACCAGGCTGGAGCTGCCCGAACTCACGTCCGTGTCCTGGCTGAGCATCACGGACAACCCCGCGCTGCCCACGTGCCTGGCCACGGCCCTGCGCGCTCAGCTCTCCGCCACTCCTGGCAGCGTGACCATCAGCGGAAACGACGAGACCTCGGTATGCCCGTGA
- a CDS encoding class I SAM-dependent methyltransferase, producing the protein MAQPKNTAELYAAQHRGDADHYATYFAGMDASMQQKVALTTAHFPTRGRVADMGSGSGRGTYDLACLYNGLELVGVDINPVSVDMAHATYQRPNLRFVAGDIADPVFPPESLDGVLDSSVLHHVTSFNDFSLARLETCLDNQVRALRTGGVIIIRDFVIPEGPDEVWLDLPTTDGAADGDVPGLSTAALFERFARDFRCSVNRSGPVLYTRLASPHAGHVRYRLALRAANEFILRKDYRTDWDVELLEEYTYFSQADFEAAFRARGLRILSSMPIRNPWILAHRYEGRFHLSGVDGRPLPFPPTNYLIVGEKVPPGAGVALREERSEPLTTPRFLSLSTWRHEASREVFELVERPGRTLDVLPWFRLDGQVFVLAKKGFPRPIVNACADHPNLGGAALSGYVTEPLAAITLGGEAAPQAIARILRERAGLGAGHVLHVSEPVRYFTSPGGVNERVSAYLVEVLSSDAPPALDYGPFTSAGSVRELDARQVLRACHVGGMVDARLEINIHRLLRRLGASPGPWIGAPLALTEQPHGPREAPDALTPERRAVFSAHDDGATGYLSPRTGTFTERDAQGRVLASVPREYLVPAGASRNTAVALPVVRTREGFRVGLEHRELPAVQHFTGGSGLAVAPAWRLPRTLSHLSQVPAFAAERLREEFSVTVRRAWELGGPYHTTPGVTPELAWPFAVEIEADAACDSRLRWLPLETLISRLDEVMDAHLLVVAWRLAHALGVLG; encoded by the coding sequence ATGGCTCAGCCGAAGAACACCGCCGAACTCTACGCCGCCCAGCACCGGGGCGATGCGGACCACTACGCCACCTACTTCGCGGGCATGGATGCCTCCATGCAGCAGAAGGTGGCCCTCACCACCGCGCACTTCCCCACGCGCGGCCGGGTGGCCGACATGGGCAGTGGCTCGGGCCGGGGTACCTACGATCTGGCCTGTCTCTACAATGGCTTGGAACTGGTGGGCGTGGACATCAACCCCGTGTCCGTGGACATGGCCCACGCCACCTACCAGCGCCCCAACCTGCGCTTCGTGGCCGGGGACATCGCCGACCCCGTCTTCCCTCCCGAGTCCCTCGATGGCGTGCTCGACTCGTCGGTGCTCCACCACGTCACCAGCTTCAATGACTTCTCCCTCGCCCGGCTGGAGACGTGTCTGGACAACCAGGTGCGCGCGCTGCGCACTGGCGGCGTCATCATCATCCGCGACTTCGTCATCCCCGAGGGCCCCGACGAGGTCTGGCTCGATCTGCCCACCACGGATGGGGCCGCCGACGGCGACGTTCCCGGCCTGTCCACCGCCGCCCTCTTCGAGCGCTTCGCCCGCGACTTCCGCTGTAGCGTCAACCGCTCGGGACCGGTGCTCTACACGCGCCTCGCCTCGCCCCACGCGGGCCATGTCCGCTACCGGCTCGCCCTGCGCGCCGCCAACGAGTTCATCCTCCGCAAGGACTACCGCACCGACTGGGACGTGGAGCTGCTCGAGGAGTACACCTACTTCTCCCAGGCGGACTTCGAGGCTGCCTTCCGCGCGCGCGGGCTGCGCATCCTCAGCTCCATGCCCATCCGCAACCCGTGGATCCTCGCCCACCGCTACGAGGGGCGCTTCCACCTGTCGGGCGTGGACGGGCGGCCCCTGCCGTTTCCCCCCACCAACTACCTCATCGTGGGCGAGAAGGTGCCGCCGGGCGCGGGCGTGGCGCTGCGCGAGGAGCGCTCCGAGCCGCTCACCACCCCCCGCTTCCTGTCCTTGAGCACCTGGCGCCACGAGGCGTCCCGCGAGGTGTTCGAGCTGGTGGAGCGGCCGGGGCGCACGCTGGACGTGCTGCCCTGGTTCCGGCTGGACGGCCAGGTGTTCGTGCTCGCCAAGAAGGGCTTTCCGCGGCCCATCGTCAACGCGTGCGCGGACCATCCCAACCTCGGCGGCGCGGCGCTCTCGGGCTATGTCACCGAGCCCCTCGCCGCCATCACCCTCGGGGGAGAGGCCGCGCCCCAGGCCATCGCCCGCATCCTGCGCGAGCGCGCCGGGCTGGGCGCGGGCCATGTCCTCCACGTGAGCGAGCCGGTGCGCTACTTCACCTCGCCCGGCGGGGTGAACGAGCGCGTCTCCGCGTATCTGGTGGAGGTGCTCTCGTCGGACGCGCCGCCCGCGCTCGACTACGGCCCGTTCACGAGCGCGGGCTCGGTGCGCGAGCTGGACGCACGCCAGGTGCTGCGCGCCTGCCACGTGGGCGGCATGGTGGACGCTCGCCTGGAGATCAACATCCACCGGCTCCTGCGCCGGCTGGGCGCTTCCCCGGGGCCGTGGATCGGCGCCCCGCTCGCGCTCACCGAGCAGCCCCACGGGCCCCGGGAGGCGCCGGACGCGCTCACCCCCGAGCGCCGCGCCGTCTTCTCCGCGCACGATGATGGGGCCACGGGCTACCTGTCTCCGCGCACGGGCACCTTCACCGAGCGGGACGCCCAGGGGCGTGTGCTCGCGAGCGTGCCCCGCGAGTACCTCGTGCCGGCGGGGGCGAGCCGCAACACGGCGGTGGCGCTGCCGGTGGTGCGCACGCGCGAGGGCTTCCGGGTGGGCCTGGAGCACCGCGAGCTACCGGCGGTGCAGCACTTCACGGGGGGCTCGGGGCTCGCGGTGGCGCCGGCCTGGCGGCTGCCGCGCACGCTCTCCCACTTGTCCCAGGTGCCCGCCTTCGCGGCCGAGCGCCTGCGCGAGGAGTTCTCCGTGACGGTGCGCCGCGCGTGGGAGCTGGGCGGTCCGTACCACACGACGCCCGGGGTCACCCCGGAGCTGGCCTGGCCGTTCGCCGTGGAGATCGAGGCCGACGCGGCGTGTGACTCCCGCCTGCGCTGGCTCCCGCTGGAGACGCTGATC